The nucleotide window TTGGGTTGGTAGGTACGCTTCATGCTGCTTTCTCCTTGATCTCTGGCCCCGGCGCCTGGGTGGGCGGGGACACGCCCCCGTCAGAGGGCAAACTCCGGGAGTGTATCACGCCGGTGCCCCGGCGAAAAGAGGCGAGCCGGAAGACGGCGCCTCAGGGCTTGTGGAGCAGGTAGGCCTTGGGGTGATGCCCGCCGCTGTAGACCTGAAACAGCTCGCGCGCGTGCCAGTGCTGCACCTGCTCTTCGAGGAGGCGCTCGAACAGCCGGATCTCGTGCGTGATGACGCACAGGCGGCCCCGCCGGCTCAGGAGGCGGTGCGCCTCGGCCAGGAATTCGGGGTACAGCGCGGCGTTGGACCGGTGTGAGCCGATGGCGTCGCCCCAGGGCAGGTCGGCCACGATGAGGTCGAAGCTGCGCGGGGCGAGCCCCGTGTGCAGGGCGTCCACCTGGGCCACCTCGACCTCGCGGCCGGCGGCCTTCAGGTTGGCCTGGCTGCACGCCACCGCCTCCGCGTCAATGTCCACGCCGACGAGCGCCGCCGACGGCCCCAGCAGCGCCCGCTCGACAAGCAGGGTCCCGCTGCCGCACATCGGGTTGAAGATGCGGTCCTCGTCGCGCTGCCCGGCGAGCTTGAGGGCGGCGTAGGCGATAGTGGCGTTCAGGCCGCCGCCCCGGTTGCACACCCGCCAGGAACGGGCCGAGAGCGGCCGGGGCGTCATGCGGGCCAGGACCTCCCAGCCCTCTCCCCCTTCCTCGGGCCGCAGCCGGATCAGGAGTTCGCCCTCCTTGGGGTCGTGGGGCAGCTCCAGGGCCGTCTGGAGTTCGGAGGCGAGGCGCTCCATGACGGCCGACTCGCGCCCGGCCGCGCTGATGCGGAAGGACTGCTGGCCACCGACCTCCACGACCTCCCGCAGGAAGGCCACGAGTTCGCCGAGCTGCTGGTTGCCCAGCAGGCCGCGCGGGCGGGGCACGTCCCAGGCCTGCACGCGGTACACGGCCACCGCCGAGCGCAGCCGGGTCAGGCGTTCGGGGTCGCCGGGGTACCAGAAGCGCAGGCCGCGCACGTCGCGCGCCAGCGGCACGGCGGCGAGTTCGGTCTCGGCCACGTTCTCCAGGCCCGGCAACACCTCCAGTTCGTACTCGTGGGCGGGCTGCCGGGTGCGGAAATCACCGCGCGGCCTGGCCCGCTTGCCGGAGAAGGAGCCGGAATCGGAGCGGCCGGAGGATGGTCGGGGGGAACGGGCAGGGCGCGGCATAACAGGGCAGTATAGCCCGGTCCTGCCGCCCACACCGCGCGGCGGCGTGCCCGGACGATGCCGGGGCGTGCCATGCTGGGCGGGTGCGCCTGCCGCCTCCCCTTCCGCTGCCCCTGCCGAGTGCGCGGCTGCGCCGCTCCGTGATCTCGCGTTTCACGCCGCCGCAGCTCATCGCGCTGGCCTACGTGCTGGGCATCGGGCTGGGCACGGCGCTACTCTCCCTGCCGGGCATGTTGACCCCCGGCACGCACCTGAGCCTCATCGAGCGGCTGTTCACGGCCACGAGCGCCATCTGCATCACGGGACTGGTCGTCGTGGACACGGGCGAGGGCTTCACGCGGCTGGGCCAAGTGGTCATCATCCTGCTCGCGCAGGTGGGGGGGCTGGGCATCATCACCTTCGGCACGCTGTTCGCGCTGCTGGCCGGGCGGCGGGTGAACTTCAGCGAGCGCCAGCTCCTCGTGCAGCAGATCAGCGCCCTGAACGTGGGCGGGGCCGTGTCGCTGCTGTGGACCATCATGCTCTATACCCTCGTCGCCGAGGTCACGGGGGCGGCGCTGCTGGCCCTGCGCTTCGTGCCGCAGTTCGGCTGGGGCGAGGGCCTGTACCAGGCGGTGTTCCACTCGGTCAGCGCATACAACAACGCGGGCTTCGTGGTGATGCCGGGCGGGATGGCCCAGTACGTGCAGGACCCGCTGGTGAGCGGGGTGATCGCCGTACAGATCGTGCTGGGGGGCTTGGGCTTCCTGGTGCAGCTCAACGTGCTCTCGCACTGGCGCGAGCCGAGACGCAACCGGCTGCTCGTGTACAGCAAGCTGACCCTGATGACCACCGGCGCGCTCCTGCTGGGCGGCACCCTGCTGATCCTCGCGCTGGAGTGGGGACGCGCCTCCACGCTGGGGCCCCTCGCGGCGCCGGGCAAGATGCTCGCGGCCTTCTTCCAGAGCGTGACGCCGCGCTCGGGCGGGTTCGCCACCCTGGACGTCGAGGCCCTGAGCAGCGCCAGCCTCTTTCTGACCATCGCGCTGATGTTCATCGGGGCCAACAGCGGCTCGACCGGCGGCGGCATCAAGACGAGCACCTTCGCCATCCTCGTCGGCAGCGCCTGGAACCTGATCCGGGGCCGCACCGAGCTTATCGCCTTCGGGCGGCGGGTGGTGCCGGAAAACGTGGTGCGCGCCGGGACCATCACGACCATCTATACGCTGCTGGTCTTCAGCGCCTTTTTCGGGCTGCTGGTCACCAACCCCAAACTGGACTTCACGCACCTGCTGTTCGAGACCGTGAGTGCGGCCGCCACGGTGGGTCTGAGCATGAATACCACCCCCAGGATCAACGACGCGGGGTTGCTCATCCTGACGGTCCTGATGTACCTGGGGCGCATCGGGCCGGTGACCTTCGCGGTGGCCCTCAACTCGCGCCAGACGCAGGCCAGCCCGCTGAAGTACCCGCCCGAGCGCGACATCCTGGTGGGGTAGGCGGGCCGGGCCAGGTGGGGTGGGCTACACTCCGGGCCGGATGAAGACCAAGCAGTGTCTGGTGATCGGCCTGGGCCGGTTCGGAACCGCCGTCGCCACGACGCTCTACGAGATGGGCCACGAGGTCGTGGCCGTGGACCGCGAAGAGGACAACGTCGAGCGGGTCGTGAACCTCGTGACGCACGCGGCGGTGCTCGACGCCACCGAGGAACGCGCCATGAGGGCCATCGGGGTGGCCGACTTCGACGTGGTGATCGTCGCCATCGGCACCGACGTGCAGGCCAACATCCTGGCGACCATGAACGCCAAGAGCCTGGGCGCGACCTATGTGGTCACCAAGGCGGTCGACGAGATGGGCCGCCGGGTGCTGGAGCGCATCGGGGCCGACCTCGTCATCCGGCCCGAGCACGACATGGGCGTGCGGCTCGCGCGCCAGATCGCCAACCCCAATATCGTGGACACGCTGGACCTGGGCAGCGACTACGCCATCGTGGAGATCGAGGCCAGCGCCCGGCTGCGCGGCAGCCTGCGCGACCTGAACCTCACCGGCCGCTTCGGGGTACAGGTCATCGCCCTGGGACGCGGTGGCCGCATCGAGGTCACGCCCCGCGCCGAGGACGTGATCGCCCCACATGACAAGCTCGTGGTGATCGGCACGGCCCACAGCCTCGACGAGTTGCGGCGCTTTCTGGGGAATTAGCGGCTACTTCTTGACACCCGGCACTGAGTGGAAGTTGTGGCAGCCGAGCTGGCCACGCACCGTCAGGGCCTCGACCACGGCGCTCGGCGGCAGGGTCCCGGTGACGAGCGTGTCGGCGCGCACCGGCACCGTCTGGTTGCCGGACACGAGATCGGCCTCGCTGCGCAGGCGCACGGTGCGCTCCAGGCAGGCGGCGTCCTCGGGGTTCAGGACGAGGTCGTAGTCGCGCGCAGCCGTCTGCACGACGACCTGGGTGCTCTGGGGCACGTAGTCCTGCAGGGCGCGTGTGGCCCGCGCCTGCCCGCTCAGTGAGGCGGTCAGGGCGGCGAGGAGGGGCAGGGTCGCCGCGATCCCCCACACGACCATCGCCCGCGCCGCACCGGCCCGCAACAGGAAAATCACCAGGATCAGGGCGGTCAGCAGCGTCACGAGCAGGTAAACGGCGGTCAGAAGCATCTCGCAGGCCAGTGTAGCGGCCTGCCGGAGTCGGGGCGGGCGGCCGGGGCAGAACGCGCCGTCTCCGGGCTCCGCGCGCCGGTCCGCTACTTTGCCCGGCGCTGTGCCTCGTCGAGGGCGGCGCGGGCCGTCACCTTGCCGCTCAGCGCCTGCCCGATGGCGTCTTCGACAAGCGCGGTCCAGGCGCCGTACTCGGGCAGGGCGGGCCGGGCCACGGCGCGCTCCATCTGGGCATGGGCGGCGCGCATCTGGGGGTTCTTGGCGTACCAGTCGGCCAGCAGCGGCGTCACGGCGCGCCGGGGCGGGGCGTAGGCCGTCACCTTGATCCAGTCGGCCAGGCGGGCGGGTTCCATGAGGTACTGCCAGAAGGCGGCCGCTCCGGCCTGCTGCGCCGCACTGACCCCGCGCGGCACCGCCAGCGCGCCGCCGCCGACCGGCACGGTACAGGCCCCGGCCTTCTCGCAGGGAAAGGGCGCCATGCCGAGCTGAAAGAACGGGAGCTTGCGCGCGTCGTTCCAGTTGGCGACGCTGGCGAGCACGAAC belongs to Deinococcus sp. Leaf326 and includes:
- a CDS encoding methyltransferase, with protein sequence MPRPARSPRPSSGRSDSGSFSGKRARPRGDFRTRQPAHEYELEVLPGLENVAETELAAVPLARDVRGLRFWYPGDPERLTRLRSAVAVYRVQAWDVPRPRGLLGNQQLGELVAFLREVVEVGGQQSFRISAAGRESAVMERLASELQTALELPHDPKEGELLIRLRPEEGGEGWEVLARMTPRPLSARSWRVCNRGGGLNATIAYAALKLAGQRDEDRIFNPMCGSGTLLVERALLGPSAALVGVDIDAEAVACSQANLKAAGREVEVAQVDALHTGLAPRSFDLIVADLPWGDAIGSHRSNAALYPEFLAEAHRLLSRRGRLCVITHEIRLFERLLEEQVQHWHARELFQVYSGGHHPKAYLLHKP
- a CDS encoding TrkH family potassium uptake protein is translated as MRLPPPLPLPLPSARLRRSVISRFTPPQLIALAYVLGIGLGTALLSLPGMLTPGTHLSLIERLFTATSAICITGLVVVDTGEGFTRLGQVVIILLAQVGGLGIITFGTLFALLAGRRVNFSERQLLVQQISALNVGGAVSLLWTIMLYTLVAEVTGAALLALRFVPQFGWGEGLYQAVFHSVSAYNNAGFVVMPGGMAQYVQDPLVSGVIAVQIVLGGLGFLVQLNVLSHWREPRRNRLLVYSKLTLMTTGALLLGGTLLILALEWGRASTLGPLAAPGKMLAAFFQSVTPRSGGFATLDVEALSSASLFLTIALMFIGANSGSTGGGIKTSTFAILVGSAWNLIRGRTELIAFGRRVVPENVVRAGTITTIYTLLVFSAFFGLLVTNPKLDFTHLLFETVSAAATVGLSMNTTPRINDAGLLILTVLMYLGRIGPVTFAVALNSRQTQASPLKYPPERDILVG
- a CDS encoding TrkA family potassium uptake protein: MKTKQCLVIGLGRFGTAVATTLYEMGHEVVAVDREEDNVERVVNLVTHAAVLDATEERAMRAIGVADFDVVIVAIGTDVQANILATMNAKSLGATYVVTKAVDEMGRRVLERIGADLVIRPEHDMGVRLARQIANPNIVDTLDLGSDYAIVEIEASARLRGSLRDLNLTGRFGVQVIALGRGGRIEVTPRAEDVIAPHDKLVVIGTAHSLDELRRFLGN